A window of Ovis canadensis isolate MfBH-ARS-UI-01 breed Bighorn chromosome X, ARS-UI_OviCan_v2, whole genome shotgun sequence contains these coding sequences:
- the CDX4 gene encoding homeobox protein CDX-4: MYRSCLLEKEADMYSSTLRSPAGGGTAGAGATGDGGSPLPASNFAAAPSYAHYMGYPHMPGMDTHGPPLGAWGSPYSPPREDWSVYPGPSSTMGTVPMNDMSSSPAAFSSPEYSNLGPAGGGNSGSSLPTPAGGSLFPIDAGIADESSSRSRHSPYAWMRKTVQVTGKTRTKEKYRVVYTDHQRLELEKEFHCNRYITIRRKSELAVNLGLSERQVKIWFQNRRAKERKMIKKKISQFENSGGSVQSDSGSISPGELPNIFFTTPSAVRGFQPIEIQQVIVSE, from the exons ATGTACAGAAGCTGCCTTTTGGAAAAAGAAGCGGACATGTACTCGAGCACTCTCAGGAGCCCCGCAGGAGGTGGCACCGCCGGGGCTGGTGCCACTGGGGATGGTGGGAGTCCTCTGCCAGCCTCCAACTTCGCAGCAGCCCCTTCTTATGCGCACTACATGGGATATCCACATATGCCCGGTATGGACACTCACGGGCCACCGCTGGGAGCCTGGGGGTCACCCTATAGTCCCCCTCGTGAAGACTGGAGCGTGTACCCCGGGCCATCCAGTACTATGGGTACGGTCCCCATGAACGACATGAGCTCGAGCCCCGCCGCTTTCAGCTCACCGGAATATAGCAACCTGGGCCCCGCAGGGGGTGGAAACAGCGGCAGCAGCCTGCCAACACCAGCCGGAGGATCACTGTTCCCCATCGACGCCGGCATCGCAGATGAGAGTTCTAGCAGAAGCCGTCACAGCCCCTATGCATGGATGCGCAAGACAGTGCAGGTGACTG GGAAAACCAGGACAAAAGAAAAGTACCGTGTAGTTTACACAGATCATCAAAGGTTGGAGCTGGAGAAAGAATTCCACTGCAATAGATATATCACCATTCGGAGAAAATCAGAGCTTGCAGTCAACTTGGGCCTTTCTGAGAGACAG GTGAAAATCTGGTTTCAAAATCGCAGAGCCAAGGAGAGAAAGAtgatcaaaaagaaaatatcccAGTTTGAGAACAGTGGAGGCTCAGTGCAAAGTGACTCTGGCTCCATCAGCCCTGGGGAACTACCTAATATTTTTTTCACCACTCCATCTGCTGTCCGTGGATTTCAGCCTATCGAGATTCAGCAGGTCATAGTCTCTGAATGA